In Pedobacter sp. MC2016-14, the following proteins share a genomic window:
- a CDS encoding SusC/RagA family TonB-linked outer membrane protein, with protein MILLIAFMQISFAANAQKISLFKKNALLTEVFRELKKQSGYGFMINREQVKMAKPVTINSNGDDLEKVLDKCFEGQPFTYKLEGKMIVVVDTKPEQVKTEKLNIDVKGRAFDEYGRPLVGATVVIKGTERRVTTNANGEFTFNNVDEKAILVISYVGYESREILASTDLSNIKLTVSTDKLEEVSVVSTGYQSIPKERATGAFTQIDNKTLNRNVGVNILDRLEGVTSGLILNRNLPTQGGANNSKISIRGRSTLFATPEPLIILDGFPYEGGIDQINPADVQSITVLKDAAAASIWGTRAGNGVIVITSKTGKKNQPLAIGVSSTLTVTDKPDLYYQPQISSSDYIDLEQFLYGKGYYTGTLSNVFSPVSSAVAILSKGQADATAQLNALKAHDVRADLERYAYRQAVYQQYQLNLSGGSENQWYYLSGGYDKNLENLITDSYDRLTLNARNTYALLKGRLKIFGDIGFNSSKTYSKADPYNPNTPYDRLADENGNALSVINISTLSDAYTDVAGNGKLLDWKYRPKDEFISNTLNQVMQYKINMGVDFEILKGLNLAGSYQYLRENSDSDRDYPLSSFYTRNLINRYSTITNNTVSRVIELGDILEQANTKTISKIGRVQLNFNKVIATDHEINAIAGFEGADTRSNYRTQTLYGYDPSTQLNNNGKINPLMSYPYFYDQSSSSQISTAPGAGGRINIAESFYTNASYSFKKRYILSGSARRDRSNLFGVNTNQKGVPLWSAGLAWIINSESFYNISWLPSLKLRGTYGYSGNVDKSVSGLLTARKIGLTNEWGSLYSDILNPPNPDLRWEKVKNWNVGIDYALKSNRINGSIDLYQKDAFDLIGNSPIAMQSGITQFRGNSADLRTKGIDVLLNSKNITGEFQWGSTVLFNYNTDKVTSYKAKQTSNNTIVRQNFNNPLEGYPYYAVYSFPSAGLDAIGAPQGYLNGTISKNYTAILNLLDPSQIIYHGSASPKYFGSLINTFNYRNFELSINLTYKFDYYFRRTKVFYGAFSNDYSVLGSYDQRWQSAGDELTTKIPALVYPEVPSLGTFFQNSSDLVERADQIRLQDIRLSYQLTGRLLSKLPFKSISAFSYVKNIGILWRKNDLDIDPDYGTSTNPQPLSVSFGINLNL; from the coding sequence TTGATCTTATTAATTGCATTTATGCAGATTTCCTTTGCGGCTAATGCGCAGAAGATTTCTTTGTTCAAAAAGAATGCACTGCTTACGGAGGTTTTTAGGGAACTGAAGAAACAGAGTGGTTACGGTTTCATGATCAATAGGGAACAAGTTAAGATGGCAAAGCCAGTGACCATTAATAGCAATGGCGATGACCTTGAAAAGGTCTTGGATAAGTGCTTTGAGGGGCAGCCGTTTACCTATAAGCTGGAAGGGAAGATGATTGTGGTGGTGGATACGAAGCCTGAACAGGTTAAAACAGAGAAGCTTAATATTGATGTTAAAGGACGTGCTTTTGATGAATACGGTAGGCCTTTGGTTGGCGCTACGGTAGTGATAAAGGGAACAGAGCGAAGAGTAACTACAAATGCAAATGGAGAGTTTACATTTAATAATGTAGATGAGAAAGCCATATTGGTTATTTCTTATGTCGGGTATGAGAGCAGAGAAATACTTGCTTCAACAGATTTGAGCAATATAAAACTGACTGTTAGTACCGATAAGCTCGAGGAGGTCTCGGTAGTTTCGACGGGATATCAAAGCATTCCCAAAGAAAGGGCGACAGGCGCCTTTACTCAAATTGACAATAAAACACTTAACCGAAATGTTGGTGTAAATATCTTAGACAGATTAGAAGGAGTTACGAGTGGGTTAATATTAAACAGAAATCTGCCAACGCAGGGAGGCGCAAACAATTCTAAAATTTCTATTCGTGGACGTAGTACCTTGTTTGCAACACCGGAACCGTTAATTATTTTGGATGGTTTTCCATATGAGGGCGGGATTGATCAGATCAATCCTGCCGATGTACAATCAATCACTGTACTAAAAGATGCGGCTGCAGCCTCCATTTGGGGAACCAGAGCGGGCAATGGTGTAATCGTCATCACTTCGAAAACAGGAAAGAAGAATCAACCACTTGCAATTGGCGTTTCATCAACCCTAACTGTTACGGATAAACCAGACTTATACTACCAGCCACAAATTTCATCTTCTGATTATATTGATTTAGAGCAATTTCTGTATGGAAAAGGTTATTATACAGGTACATTGAGTAATGTTTTCTCTCCTGTTTCGTCGGCGGTTGCTATTTTGAGTAAAGGACAAGCTGATGCTACTGCACAATTAAATGCACTAAAAGCGCACGATGTTCGGGCAGATTTGGAACGTTATGCTTACAGGCAAGCAGTGTATCAGCAATATCAGCTAAACTTAAGTGGAGGAAGCGAAAATCAATGGTATTATTTATCGGGAGGATATGATAAAAATCTGGAAAATTTAATAACAGACAGCTATGATCGATTAACCCTAAATGCAAGAAATACTTACGCTTTGCTAAAAGGCAGGTTGAAAATCTTTGGTGATATTGGATTTAATTCCAGTAAAACTTACAGTAAGGCAGATCCATATAATCCAAATACCCCTTATGATCGTTTAGCTGACGAAAATGGCAATGCTCTTTCAGTGATAAATATCTCAACTTTAAGTGATGCCTATACAGATGTAGCAGGCAATGGAAAACTTCTGGATTGGAAATATAGACCTAAAGACGAATTCATATCAAATACCCTCAACCAGGTGATGCAGTATAAAATCAATATGGGCGTAGATTTTGAGATCTTAAAGGGTTTAAATTTAGCAGGAAGCTATCAGTATTTAAGAGAGAACTCTGATTCTGATAGAGATTATCCGCTAAGTAGTTTTTATACAAGAAACTTAATCAACAGGTATTCTACAATTACAAACAACACCGTAAGCAGAGTTATAGAACTTGGTGATATTTTAGAGCAGGCCAATACCAAAACAATTTCCAAAATCGGAAGGGTACAATTAAATTTTAACAAGGTCATTGCCACTGACCATGAAATTAATGCTATTGCAGGTTTTGAAGGAGCGGATACCAGGAGTAACTATAGAACACAAACTTTGTATGGTTATGATCCAAGTACGCAATTAAACAATAATGGCAAAATAAACCCTTTAATGAGCTATCCGTATTTTTACGATCAAAGCTCAAGTTCTCAAATTTCTACAGCACCTGGTGCTGGGGGGCGTATAAATATAGCTGAATCGTTTTATACAAACGCTTCTTATTCCTTCAAAAAACGCTATATTTTATCCGGCAGTGCAAGGAGAGATCGCTCCAATCTCTTCGGTGTGAATACCAATCAGAAGGGTGTACCGTTATGGTCAGCTGGATTGGCTTGGATCATTAACAGTGAAAGTTTTTACAATATAAGCTGGCTTCCATCCTTAAAACTGCGTGGAACCTATGGTTATAGTGGGAATGTAGATAAATCTGTTTCTGGGTTACTCACTGCCAGAAAAATTGGATTAACCAACGAATGGGGAAGCCTATACTCAGATATACTAAATCCACCAAATCCAGATTTACGGTGGGAAAAAGTAAAAAATTGGAACGTTGGTATTGATTATGCTTTAAAAAGTAACAGGATAAATGGAAGTATCGATTTATATCAGAAGGACGCTTTTGATTTGATTGGCAATAGCCCAATAGCTATGCAATCTGGTATTACCCAATTTAGAGGTAATAGTGCAGATCTGAGAACAAAAGGCATAGATGTTTTATTAAACTCAAAAAATATCACAGGTGAATTTCAATGGGGATCAACTGTTCTTTTTAATTACAATACAGACAAAGTTACCAGCTACAAAGCTAAGCAAACCTCAAATAATACTATTGTAAGACAAAACTTTAATAATCCCTTGGAAGGTTACCCATATTATGCTGTTTATAGTTTCCCATCTGCGGGATTGGATGCTATCGGCGCGCCCCAGGGCTATTTGAATGGAACTATTAGCAAAAACTATACGGCAATATTGAATCTTCTAGACCCCAGCCAAATTATATACCACGGCTCTGCATCCCCGAAATATTTTGGTAGCCTCATCAATACCTTCAACTACAGAAATTTTGAGCTATCCATAAATTTAACATATAAATTTGATTATTATTTCAGAAGGACAAAGGTATTTTATGGCGCATTTAGTAATGACTATTCAGTGCTGGGTAGCTATGATCAACGATGGCAGAGTGCAGGTGACGAGTTAACAACCAAAATACCTGCCTTAGTGTATCCCGAAGTGCCTTCGTTGGGAACATTTTTCCAAAACAGTTCAGATTTAGTGGAAAGGGCAGATCAAATTCGATTGCAGGATATTCGACTTTCATACCAGCTGACAGGTCGCTTACTGTCTAAGCTTCCATTCAAAAGTATAAGCGCCTTTTCATACGTAAAAAATATTGGAATACTTTGGAGGAAAAATGATCTAGATATTGATCCAGACTATGGCAC
- a CDS encoding TetR/AcrR family transcriptional regulator — protein MARKVTDGPFRNKERTKANLITALGKILKKDGFSGLSISRVADVAKVDRRLIYDYFGSLEGLVKEYLNANDYWKISPEEVGDMVETSKADAGKTLAYNVLENQFDSLINNEEMRRIITWGLSEKLPILKELDLKREDIGNQVLSEVFDRHFEGSDKNFRAMYALLMGGVYYLTLHAKMQENPFCGIDLQQASGQEEIKKALRQFIELAYA, from the coding sequence ATGGCAAGAAAAGTTACAGATGGCCCGTTTAGGAACAAGGAGCGCACGAAGGCGAACCTGATCACTGCTCTGGGGAAAATCCTGAAAAAAGATGGTTTTTCCGGACTTAGCATCAGCAGGGTTGCTGATGTGGCAAAGGTAGATAGGAGGCTGATCTATGACTATTTCGGTAGCCTCGAGGGATTAGTTAAGGAGTATCTTAATGCCAACGACTATTGGAAGATCAGTCCCGAGGAAGTCGGAGATATGGTGGAGACCAGCAAAGCGGATGCTGGAAAGACGCTTGCCTACAATGTACTGGAGAACCAGTTTGACAGTCTGATCAACAATGAGGAGATGCGCCGGATCATTACCTGGGGGCTTAGCGAGAAGTTGCCGATTTTGAAAGAGCTTGATTTGAAACGTGAGGATATAGGTAATCAGGTGCTGAGCGAGGTCTTCGATAGGCATTTTGAAGGAAGCGATAAAAACTTCAGGGCGATGTATGCATTATTGATGGGAGGGGTGTATTACCTTACTCTCCATGCCAAGATGCAGGAGAACCCTTTTTGCGGAATAGACTTGCAGCAAGCTTCGGGTCAGGAAGAGATCAAAAAGGCGCTCAGGCAGTTTATTGAACTTGCCTACGCTTAA
- a CDS encoding FecR family protein, giving the protein MENYHDIKELFAKYLDNSIRREEYDALLRYFGKQEDDGELHRLVVEALSTNTLEYDRERLAEVVDTVQLRLREKLQPGKTTLVKLWPRIAVAAAIAVVVFGAGLFYINQKSQDKSKIAVYQKDIEPAGNKAYLTLANGKRIALDDAANGSIATQSHVQVSKTADGQLVYTSGNGSTTNLPLEYNTLETPNGGKFEIMLPDGTHVWMNAGSRLKYPVSFASLKERRIELQGEAYFQVAHNRAMPFRVSSSGQTVEVLGTHFNVNAYSEEKVVKTTLLEGSVKVKDNHSQNFKILKPGEQASLVDDKLQVSKADTEQAVAWKNGDFVFAGEDLKTVMREVSRWYDVDVEYKRNVNVNGIFSAFPRTMKLSQLLKALEANQGIHFKMEGRRVLVMP; this is encoded by the coding sequence GTGGAAAATTATCACGATATCAAGGAACTCTTTGCCAAGTACCTGGACAATAGTATTAGGAGGGAAGAGTATGACGCCCTGTTGCGGTACTTTGGAAAGCAAGAAGACGATGGGGAATTGCATAGGCTTGTTGTAGAGGCATTATCAACCAATACTCTGGAATATGATCGCGAACGATTAGCTGAAGTGGTGGATACGGTCCAGCTTCGATTGCGCGAAAAGCTACAGCCTGGAAAAACTACTCTTGTAAAATTATGGCCTCGCATTGCGGTCGCCGCTGCAATAGCGGTAGTGGTTTTCGGTGCGGGATTATTTTACATCAACCAAAAATCTCAGGATAAATCTAAAATAGCGGTTTACCAAAAGGACATTGAGCCTGCTGGTAATAAGGCGTATTTAACCCTTGCTAATGGAAAACGTATTGCGCTTGATGATGCGGCTAACGGCAGCATTGCCACCCAGTCCCATGTCCAGGTTTCTAAAACTGCAGATGGACAGCTGGTCTATACGTCGGGCAACGGTTCAACTACAAATCTACCTCTGGAATACAATACGCTTGAAACTCCAAATGGGGGAAAGTTTGAAATCATGCTCCCTGATGGAACCCATGTTTGGATGAATGCAGGTTCAAGACTGAAATATCCTGTTTCTTTTGCGTCTTTGAAAGAACGGAGGATTGAATTGCAGGGTGAAGCGTATTTTCAGGTAGCGCATAACAGGGCGATGCCGTTCCGGGTTTCTTCATCCGGTCAGACGGTTGAGGTATTGGGAACGCATTTTAATGTCAATGCTTATTCGGAAGAAAAAGTGGTGAAGACTACGCTCCTGGAAGGTTCGGTGAAGGTAAAGGATAACCATAGCCAAAACTTTAAAATATTAAAGCCTGGTGAGCAGGCATCATTGGTTGATGATAAGCTACAGGTTTCAAAGGCAGATACGGAGCAGGCAGTGGCATGGAAAAACGGGGACTTCGTTTTTGCGGGTGAAGATTTAAAAACGGTCATGCGTGAGGTGTCCAGGTGGTATGATGTGGATGTAGAATATAAGCGGAACGTGAATGTGAACGGTATTTTCAGTGCCTTTCCAAGGACGATGAAACTCTCTCAGCTGTTAAAGGCGCTGGAGGCGAACCAGGGGATTCACTTTAAGATGGAAGGAAGGAGGGTTTTGGTTATGCCTTAA
- a CDS encoding RNA polymerase sigma factor, which translates to MSDYSKHTDQELVSLLRDGNYAAFEIIYSNHKTKIAQRLFRLLKSWDLVEDVLQELFIRLWKNREIIDAEKSIEAYLSRIATNLVNDYFRGIAKDQKLAEELWRRVSELYNPFDDIPQTKADHELFRVIEKLPEQRKKVFLLCKMERKSYAEVSKLLQISEAAVNDHITKANRFLKDNYDKAIPFAVVLFLYHFLD; encoded by the coding sequence ATGTCAGATTACAGCAAGCATACCGATCAGGAATTAGTGTCCCTTTTAAGGGATGGTAATTATGCTGCCTTTGAAATCATATATTCCAATCATAAAACAAAAATAGCCCAGCGCCTTTTCCGGTTACTTAAGTCATGGGACTTGGTGGAAGATGTTTTGCAGGAACTTTTCATCAGACTTTGGAAAAACAGGGAAATAATTGATGCTGAGAAATCAATTGAGGCTTACCTCTCCCGGATTGCGACAAATCTGGTTAATGATTATTTTCGGGGTATAGCCAAGGACCAAAAATTAGCAGAGGAATTGTGGCGTCGGGTTTCAGAACTCTACAATCCATTTGACGACATCCCCCAAACCAAAGCGGATCACGAGCTATTCCGTGTGATAGAGAAGCTTCCCGAGCAGCGAAAAAAAGTGTTTCTGCTGTGCAAGATGGAAAGAAAAAGTTACGCAGAGGTAAGCAAGCTTTTACAGATTTCCGAGGCTGCCGTAAATGATCATATTACCAAAGCCAACAGATTTTTAAAAGACAACTACGATAAAGCTATCCCATTTGCTGTCGTTTTATTCTTATATCATTTTCTCGATTAG
- a CDS encoding FecR family protein produces MSENSEYIAHLTYKFNNGTISPGEMQSLMDWYNGHDDLQAVIPTKEIETHEAVKSRILTGLMLKIAEPQPARTKLFRWNLRMAAAIAAVVMIAVAAWLTLQNKGTVKHSEFTQTGIEPGTNKATLTLADGRTINLSNTQTGIVAGEKITYANGVPIENIDPAEMGDANTLVTLHTPRGGTYSITLPDGTDVWLNAESTIKYPSKFAEDARIVQLTGEAYFHVKSSFDKKGKKIPFRVAGSRQQVEVLGTQFNMNAYPQQADSKTTLVEGKVLVTDQTKKYILAPNEQALTSKNSTKVLQVTAGNYTAWRDGKFSFDGKTFEETMNDIGRWYDLDVVYEGRIPEEELTGDAYRNQKINLVLRLLDVAGIDYKLDISRRKLIIKGEKKQNTNP; encoded by the coding sequence ATGTCTGAGAACTCCGAATACATCGCACATCTAACCTACAAATTTAATAACGGCACCATCTCTCCCGGGGAGATGCAAAGCTTAATGGATTGGTACAATGGCCATGATGACCTGCAAGCAGTAATCCCAACAAAAGAAATAGAAACGCATGAAGCAGTTAAATCACGTATATTAACTGGCCTAATGCTAAAAATTGCGGAACCGCAGCCAGCCCGTACTAAATTGTTTAGATGGAACCTCCGGATGGCCGCGGCAATAGCCGCAGTAGTAATGATTGCAGTTGCTGCCTGGCTAACACTCCAAAATAAAGGCACAGTTAAACATTCTGAATTCACACAAACCGGTATTGAACCTGGAACAAATAAAGCCACACTTACCTTAGCAGATGGAAGAACCATCAATCTAAGCAATACCCAAACCGGCATAGTAGCTGGAGAAAAGATCACGTACGCCAATGGCGTTCCCATAGAAAATATTGATCCGGCCGAAATGGGCGACGCGAACACCTTAGTTACACTACACACCCCCAGGGGCGGTACGTATAGCATTACCCTGCCAGATGGCACTGATGTTTGGCTCAATGCCGAGTCCACTATAAAATACCCTTCAAAATTTGCGGAGGATGCCAGGATTGTCCAACTTACCGGCGAAGCTTATTTCCACGTCAAGTCGTCTTTCGATAAAAAAGGCAAAAAAATCCCTTTCAGGGTAGCTGGAAGCAGGCAACAGGTAGAGGTTTTGGGCACCCAATTTAACATGAATGCCTATCCGCAACAAGCTGACAGTAAAACTACCCTTGTAGAAGGCAAGGTATTGGTGACTGATCAAACCAAAAAATATATACTGGCACCAAATGAACAAGCCCTGACTTCAAAAAACAGCACAAAAGTATTGCAGGTAACCGCAGGTAATTATACGGCCTGGCGCGACGGAAAATTCAGTTTCGATGGTAAAACATTTGAAGAAACGATGAATGACATTGGAAGATGGTATGACCTTGATGTGGTTTATGAAGGTCGGATCCCGGAAGAAGAATTGACCGGAGATGCCTACCGAAACCAAAAAATCAACCTCGTGCTGCGTTTGCTGGATGTTGCCGGAATTGACTACAAACTGGACATTTCCAGAAGGAAGCTCATTATAAAAGGAGAAAAAAAACAGAATACTAACCCATAA
- a CDS encoding RNA polymerase sigma factor: MEQYKAYGDQALVQLMQSGDERVLTEIYERYWDKMLVVAFNRLGNQEEAEECVQDVLCKLWKLRQDFSLSKVELSNYLARAIRNQAFNVLDRRHRERIRYETFVPVEDINTLSPERQFIIRELQQQIDQSINALPKQCQIVFKLSRQEGLSNKEIAETLNLSENTVKSHLKKANKDLGGKLKMLAILLFIYNF, encoded by the coding sequence ATGGAGCAGTATAAGGCATATGGGGATCAGGCGCTAGTCCAACTGATGCAAAGTGGTGACGAGCGGGTATTGACCGAAATTTACGAGCGCTACTGGGACAAGATGCTGGTGGTGGCCTTTAACCGTTTAGGAAATCAGGAAGAAGCAGAAGAATGCGTACAGGATGTGCTTTGCAAGCTTTGGAAACTGCGTCAGGATTTTTCTTTGTCAAAAGTTGAGCTCTCTAATTACCTGGCACGCGCCATACGCAACCAGGCATTTAATGTACTGGACCGCCGCCATCGCGAGCGCATAAGATATGAAACCTTTGTGCCTGTTGAAGACATCAATACCCTTTCCCCAGAAAGGCAGTTCATTATTCGTGAATTGCAACAACAAATTGACCAATCCATCAACGCACTACCTAAACAATGCCAAATCGTTTTTAAATTAAGCCGTCAGGAAGGCCTTTCAAATAAAGAAATTGCCGAAACACTCAATTTATCAGAAAATACTGTTAAAAGTCACCTTAAAAAAGCCAACAAAGATCTTGGTGGCAAGCTAAAAATGCTGGCAATCCTGCTTTTTATTTACAATTTCTAA